Proteins from a single region of Thunnus albacares chromosome 16, fThuAlb1.1, whole genome shotgun sequence:
- the ylpm1 gene encoding YLP motif-containing protein 1 isoform X1 has protein sequence MYPSWGNYGAPQSQNYGGPGPRKQLPGSHAGQPAAGYGGFEASSGGSLISSLQEQHLQQMQQLQMLHQKQLQSVLHHGNVASGYGGGHSSGYPGSAWQSEGSGHLDGSVGPQSYYKPPDDPASQPARGPPAPQDHSQPPPPPPQPHPKEPQPVPPPPDPQSSKAPENNAVSKEPNKKDASTAEDDKALPLQEQQQLWYKQHLQNLQKLKQEKAKQSQKDGDGPMPPPPMGQTVPPLPPSEPPKSTPPPPPPKEEPPAPPPPPTEPEIPQDPEEAARLQQLQAAAAQWQQVQQQRASIQYQALMQQHEKLQQILEKYQQLIQQPANLQTMSAEMQLRHYEMQQQQFTPLFQDWERSFMLWFEQFRTYPHKDQLQEYEHQWKQWQEQMNATNAHLQERLATLTTMVPYASTQYNSGMMGQYGQYPGQDVQMQQQPVNPGMQHSPAAVGPRPQGPPPTGFGPHSESPAGPPVRGGGPAGIGVRPPGPPPVQPPSFNNVRGPRGNNPRFDQPQQGFDGPPRFDQPQQRFDGPPRFDQPPQRFDGPPRFDQPRHRFDGPPKFDQPRQRFDGPPRFDQPRQRFDGPPRFDPPQFDQPLRGNQPRFGQQPRFEQPPRHPGPPPRFERPPVPPQKQQQGPQPKAEPATKQPANMDSKAPGKPAGQPQSEKEKTGSESDKANAEDMTDDNVLGADGFFVQSDPIPQTLQTNTEPEESGCNDASDNSAKPNNKPSFTAPSLVASKNTAAQNSIKPDGQLTNTNKPPVIPKPPGIQKEPQGSGQMQSRPELPRPPPGRGRGQPPVPVQVHGRGRGQRGRGDFRKPNTVPFGEDMGEMSYDYMPPEEDLRMPEEQEEYHWQDTSYEEFGGDDSEVPPEEMWMPEDHHFPTEEEYYEEPVGGLPMGRGGHPMMRGGPPRGRGGPPMSRGGLPLGRGGPPMGRGGPPLNRGGPPMSRGGPPLGRGGPPMGRGGPPMGRGGPPMGRGGPPIGRGEPMDRHWEEPEPVEYSEDGDPYWGERRPPMRGMRPPFMPGRGRPPRGHPGFMHPGRGRPPHPAYGPMDHEPLGHAVDTDDTERDPEGHPMYHGHDPHNHPMHPDVGRGRRPPPPHELMDPMGEPLYDEGMERELGWQPPHGRGPPRPPHEVIDRGGMRRAPMGRGMARGMWRAGPTHEGFEEEYNERYIEDYDHGEDGYRWRPPRDYPPDDYRHEAKYYESERDREHALPERDYPPRMPPPEPYRDGRWLDERERGHPYPYDEHERGRGELRIREYKDEPPYRQEESPYPPPPPPTEWDRPSRLSPPPERGYPPDYQDRRPRYEGLREEPPLDIPPPHAAPVTNLPESSVEPATQEATGANVLALSQRQHEIILKAAQELKLIREMQEGKTPGTDPQPAPADTLTELPAGLLGLEIPPEVRNVLKGMTAAAQTTPAETLPWDTKPATTDYQPSLPAVPTPSVIPKTVDYGHGHEPGATVERISYGERIVLRPDPLPSDRGYEKEPLGLRDPYSRDSYYERRSDPYMDRREYSRDRDLYREKPPPEYERERFERERYPPRDRDDRSPLAPPLRSGYRERERDLREKERSGSRDRDDHYGRPAYDRLPYERTGLDRGGPERYGHSSSPYMDRRSYPEDRGPPAAPPLPPPPQPPPRVERKPEIKNIDDILKPPGRLTRPERIVIIMRGLPGSGKSHVAKLIRDKEVDCGGAPPRVLVLDDYFMTEVEKVEKDPDTGKRVKTKVLEYEYEPEMEDTYRSSMLKTFKKTLDDGFFPFIILDTINDRVKHFDQFWSAAKTKGFEVYLAEITADTQTCAKRNVHGRTLKDILKMSNNWEPSPRHMVRLDVRSLLQDAAIEEVEMEDFNPDDEPKEPKREEEEEGDLGYIPKSKWEMDTSEAKLDRLDGLGSSGKRKREDMAGLEDYLQLPDDYATRMSEPGKKRVRWADLEEQKDADRKRAIGFVVGQTDWERITDESGQLAQKALNRTKYF, from the exons ATGTATCCTTCTTGGGGAAATTATGGTGCACCCCAGTCACAGAACTATGGAGGGCCTGGGCCCCGTAAGCAGCTGCCTGGCAGCCACGCCGGCCAACCGGCGGCGGGGTACGGCGGCTTCGAGGCCTCATCCGGCGGCTCCCTGATTTCCAGCCTGCAGGAGCAGCACCTCCAGCAGATGCAGCAGCTACAGATGCTCCACCAGAAACAGCTGCAGTCCGTGTTACATCACGGCAACGTTGCTAGTGGTTACGGTGGTGGACACTCAAGTGGGTATCCAGGGTCAGCCTGGCAATCAGAGGGATCAGGACATTTAGACGGCAGTGTTGGACCTCAGTCCTATTACAAACCACCTGACGACCCTGCTTCTCAGCCGGCGAGGGGTCCCCCGGCTCCTCAAGATCATTCGCAACCTCCTCCGCCGCCACCACAACCGCACCCCAAGGAGCCACAACCTGTCCCTCCTCCCCCGGATCCCCAATCATCCAAGGCGCCGGAGAACAACGCTGTCTCCAAAGAGCCGAATAAGAAGGATGCATCCACGGCAGAAGACGACAAAGCCTTACCATTGCAG GAGCAACAGCAACTTTGGTACAAACAACATCTTCAGAATCTGCAGAAGTTAAAGCAAGAGAAAGCCAAACAGAGTCAAAAAGATGGTGATGGTCCTATGCCACCACCACCCATGGGCCAAACTGTTCCCCCTCTTCCCCCATCGGAACCACCGAAAAGCACaccacctccaccccctccaAAAGAGGAGCCACCagcaccacctccaccacccacAGAG ccTGAGATCCCACAAGACCCAGAGGAGGCAGCCCGCCTCCAGCAGTTacaagctgcagcagcacagtggcagcaggtgcagcagcagagagcaagCATACAATACCAGGCTCTCATGCAACAGCACGAAAAGCTTCAGCAGATCTTGGAAAAGTACCAGCAGCTGATTCAACAACCTGCAAACCTACAG ACAATGTCTGCTGAAATGCAGCTGAGGCACTACGaaatgcagcagcaacagttcACTCCTTTATTCCAAGACTGGGAGCGCTCCTTCATGCTATGGTTTGAGCAGTTCCGGACATATCCCCACAAAGACCAACTGCAGGAATATGAGCACCAATGGAAGCAGTGGCAGGAGCAGATGAATGCCACTAATGCCCACCTTCAAGAACGGCTGGCCACTCTTACTACCATGGTACCGTATGCTTCAACCCAGTATAATAGTGGGATGATGGGACAGTATGGCCAGTACCCTGGACAAGATGTGCaaatgcagcagcagccagtAAACCCAGGTATGCAGCATTCCCCTGCTGCTGTTGGTCCCAGACCCCAAGGTCCACCGCCCACTGGCTTTGGGCCTCATTCAGAATCACCTGCTGGACCCCCAGTGAGAGGAGGTGGCCCTGCAGGTATAGGAGTTAGACCCCCAGGTCCCCCTCCTGTTCAGCCACCAAGTTTCAACAATGTCAGAGGTCCAAG AGGAAACAACCCCAGATTTGACCAGCCACAACAAGGTTTTGATGGGCCACCACGATTTGACCAGCCACAACAGCGCTTTGATGGTCCTCCCAGATTTGACCAACCACCGCAGCGCTTTGATGGTCCCCCTCGATTTGACCAACCAAGACACCGCTTTGATGGTCCCCCCAAATTTGACCAACCAAGGCAGCGCTTTGATGGTCCCCCCAGATTTGACCAACCAAGGCAGCGCTTTGATGGTCCTCCTAGATTTGACCCACCACAATTTGATCAACCTCTAAGAGGAAACCAACCTCGATTTGGGCAGCAGCCTAGGTTTGAACAGCCTCCAAGGCATCCGGGCCCTCCGCCTCGTTTTGAACGCCCACCTGTGCCCCCgcaaaaacaacagcaaggtCCCCAACCTAAGGCAGAACCAGCCACTAAACAACCTGCCAATATGGATTCCAAGGCTCCAGGAAAACCAGCCGGGCAGCCACagtctgaaaaagaaaaaactggatCTGAATCAGATAAGGCCAATGCCGAAGACATGACAGATGACAACGTGCTGGGAGCTGATGGCTTTTTTGTTCAAAGTGACCCCATTCCgcaaacattgcaaacaaacacagagcccGAGGAATCGGGTTGTAATGATGCTTCTGACAATAGCGCTAAACCCAACAATAAGCCGTCCTTTACTGCGCCTTCTCTTGTGGCATCAAAAAATACTGCAGCACAAAATTCTATTAAACCAGATGGGCAATTGACAAATACCAACAAACCCCCAGTGATTCCAAAGCCCCCTGGAATCCAAAAGGAGCCACAAGGCTCTGGACAAATGCAGTCAAGACCAGAGCTTCCAAGGCCACCTCCTGGTAGGGGAAGAGGCCAGCCTCCGGTACCTGTCCAAGTGCATGGACGAGGACGTGGGCAGAGGGGGCGTGGAGACTTTAGGAAACCAAACACTGTACCATTTGGGGAGGACATGGGTGAAATGTCTTATGACTACATGCCACCTGAAGAGGACTTGAGGATGCCAGAAGAGCAGGAAGAATATCACTGGCAAGATACTTCATACGAGGAGTTTGGTGGTGACGATTCTGAAGTGCCCCCTGAAGAAATGTGGATGCCGGAGGATCACCATTTCCCAACAGAGGAAGAGTACTATGAAGAGCCAGTAGGAGGACTCCCTATGGGCAGAGGAGGGCACCCAATGATGAGAGGAGGGCCTCCTAGGGGACGAGGAGGTCCACCAATGAGTAGAGGGGGACTGCCTTTGGGAAGAGGAGGTCCACCTATGGGTAGAGGGGGACCACCTTTGAACAGAGGAGGTCCACCTATGAGTAGAGGGGGGCCGCCTTTGGGCAGAGGAGGTCCACCTATGGGTAGAGGTGGTCCCCCTATGGGAAGAGGAGGACCACCCATGGGAAGGGGGGGACCGCCTATTGGAAGAGGAGAACCAATGGACAGGCATTGGGAAGAACCTGAGCCAGTGGAGTACTCAGAGGATGGAGACCCTTACTGGGGAGAAAGAAGACCTCCAATGAGAGGCATGAGACCCCCGTTTATGCCTGGCCGGGGTCGTCCACCACGTGGACATCCTGGTTTCATGCACCCAGGACGAGGGCGTCCCCCTCACCCAGCATATGGACCGATGGATCATGAGCCATTAGGCCATGCAGTGGACACTGACGATACTGAAAGAGATCCAGAAGGGCACCCCATGTACCATGGACATGACCCTCATAACCATCCAATGCATCCTGATGTAGGAAGAGGCAGGCGACCACCACCACCTCACGAATTGATGGATCCTATGGGGGAGCCATTGTATGATGAAGGAATGGAGAGAGAATTAGGGTGGCAGCCACCCCATGGCAGAGGCCCTCCTAGGCCTCCACATGAGGTAATAGATAGGGGAGGAATGAGGAGGGCACCTATGGGTCGAGGAATGGCTAGAGGCATGTGGCGGGCAGGTCCAACACATGAGGGATTTGAAGAGGAATATAATGAGCGTTACATTGAGGATTATGATCATGGGGAAGATGGGTATCGCTGGCGGCCACCGCGGGACTATCCTCCTGATGACTATCGGCATGAGGCCAAGTACTATGAGTCTGAACGAGATAGAGAGCATGCTCTTCCTGAAAGGGACTATCCCCCCCGTATGCCACCACCAGAGCCCTACAGAGATGGTCGTTGGCtagatgaaagagaaagaggtcATCCTTATCCATATGATGAgcatgaaagaggaagaggagaactTAGAATCCGTGAGTACAAGGATGAGCCGCCGTACCGACAGGAAGAATCACCAtacccaccaccacccccccctaCAGAATGGGATAGGCCTTCAAGACTTTCTCCACCACCAGAAAGAGGGTATCCTCCAGACTATCAGGACCGCAGACCACGCTATGAGGGCCTCAGGGAAGAGCCTCCTTTGGATATACCTCCACCCCATGCTGCACCTGTTACAAACTTGCCAGAAAGCTCAGTTGAACCAGCAACACAAGAAGCAACTGGAGCCAATGTGCTTGCTCTCTCCCAACGTCAGCATGAAATCATCTTGAAAGCTGCTCAAGAGCTCAAACTGATAAG AGAAATGCAGGAGGGGAAGACCCCTGGTACTGATCCTCAGCCTGCACCAGCTGATACCTTAACCGAGCTTCCTGCTGGTCTTCTTGGTTTGGAGATACCACCAGAAGTCAGAAATGTTCTGAAG GGCATGACTGCAGCTGCACAGACCACCCCAGCTGAAACACTGCCTTGGGATACCAAACCTGCTACCACAGATTACCAACCATCTCTTCCTGCGGTGCCCACTCCTTCAGTGATTCCCAAGACTGTGGATTATGGGCATGGACATG AGCCTGGTGCCACTGTTGAGCGGATATCTTATGGTGAGAGAATTGTGTTGAGGCCTGACCCGCTACCATCAGACAGGGGCTATGAAAAAG AACCTCTTGGTCTCAGAGATCCTTATAGCAGAGATTCATATTATGAAAGACGATCAGACCCTTACATGGACCGACGAGAGTACAGCAGAGACAGGGACTTATACAGAGAAAAGCCTCCACCTGAatatgaaagagagagatttgaGAGGGAACGCTATCCCCCAAGAGACAGAGATGACAG ATCCCCACTGGCACCTCCTCTACGCTCAGGATACAGGGAAAGAGAGCGGGATCTCCGAGAGAAGGAACGAAGTGGCAGTCGTGACCGAGATGATCATTATGGGAGGCCTGCTTATGATAGACTTCCATACGAGCGCACTGGACTCGACCGTGGTGGGCCTGAGCGTTACGGCCATAGCTCTTCACCTTACA TGGACAGAAGAAGTTATCCAGAGGACCGAGGGCCACCTGCTGCACCACCTCTTCCGCCTCCACCTCAGCCACCCCCACGAGTCGAGAGGAAGCCAGAAATTAAGAACATTGACGATATCCTCAAACCACCGGGCAGATTAACTCGGCCTGAAAGG ATTGTCATCATAATGAGAGGGCTTCCAGGGAGCGGAAAGAGCCATGTTGCAAAGCTCATACGG GATAAAGAAGTGGACTGTGGCGGTGCCCCACCAAGAGTTCTTGTTTTGGATGACTATTTCATGACAGAGGTTGAGAAAGTTGAGAAAGATCCAGACACAGGGAAGAGGGTTAAAACCAAG GTACTTGAGTACGAGTACGAGCCAGAGATGGAGGATACGTACCGGAGTAGCATgcttaaaacatttaagaaaacTCTGGATGACGGCTTTTTCCCCTTCATCATTTTAGACACCATTAATGACAGGGTTAAACATTTTGATCAGTTCTGGAGTGCAGCCAAAACGAAAGGCTTTGAG GTGTATCTTGCTGAAATCACTGCGGACACTCAGACTTGTGCAAAGAGAAATGTCCACGGGCGCACCCTTAAGGATATACTGAAG ATGTCCAACAACTGGGAGCCCTCCCCACGTCATATGGTGCGCTTAGATGTCCGGTCCCTGCTACAGGATGCTGCTATAGAGGAG GTTGAAATGGAAGACTTCAATCCCGATGATGAGCCCAAGGAACccaagagagaagaggaagaagagggtgATCTG GGCTACATTCCAAAAAGCAAATGGGAGATGGACACGTCTGAGGCAAAGCTTG ACAGGCTGGATGGTCTGGGGAGCAGTGGGAAGAGGAAACGTGAAGACATGGCAGGCCTGGAGGACTACCTTCAGCTGCCAGATGACTATGCTACACGCATGTCCGAACCAGGAAAGAAAAGG